In Pseudomonas sp. MYb327, one DNA window encodes the following:
- a CDS encoding efflux RND transporter permease subunit has translation MPQFFIDRPVFAWVVALFILLAGALAIPQLPVAQYPDVAPPQIEIYAVYPGASAQTVDESVVSLIEEELNGADHLLYFESQSSLGSATIKATFQPGTDPEMAQVDVQNRLKVVESRLPQAVNQQGLQVEKVSAGFLLLITLTSSDGKLDDVALSDYLARNVMNEIKRLDGVGKAQLYGAERAMRIWIDPQKLIGFNLTPADVSAAIVAQNAQVSAGSIGDLPSRTTQEITATILVKGQLSTPEEFADVVLKANPDGSTVRIGDVARVEIGSQDYQFSTRLNGKPSTAVGVQLSPGANALSTATLVRAKMDELSRYFPAGVEYKIPYDTSPFVKVSITKVVYTLGEAMLLVFAVMFLFLQNIRYTLIPTLVVPVALMGTFATMLALGFSINVLTMFGMVLAIGILVDDAIVVVENVERIMATEGLSPKDATRKAMKQITGAIIGITLVLVAVFIPMAFMQGSVGVIYQQFSLSMATSILFSAFLALTLTPALCATLLKPIAKGEHHEKTGFFGWFNRRFEQLTDRYQGWVAYALKRSGRYLLIYGVLLIGLGVCFSRLPSSFLPVEDQGYTITDIQLPPGASKNRTVQVVEQIEAHNATEPGVGDSTVILGFSFSGSGQNAALAFTTLKDWSERGSDDSASSIADRANIALSQIKDAVTFAVLPPPVDGLGTSSGFEFRLQDRGGLGHATLMQARTELLAAAEKSPVLMNVRESALAEAPQVQLIVDRKQANALGVSFADIGSVLSTAVGSSYINDFPNQGRMQRVVVQAEGDQRSQVEDLLKIHVRNNAGNMVPLSAFVQAKWTQGPAQLTRYNGYPAVSISGEPKPGHSTGEAMAEIERLVAQGPAGLGQEWTGLSLQERLSGSQAPILLGLSLLIVFLCLAALYESWSIPTSVLLVVPLGVLGAVLAVTLRGMPNDVFFKVGLITIIGLSAKNAILIIEFAKSLYDEGHDLIDATLQAARLRLRPIVMTSLAFILGVVPLAIATGASSASQQAIGTGVIGGMITATLAVVFVPVFFVVVMKLVRKRHKNI, from the coding sequence ATGCCGCAGTTCTTTATCGACCGCCCGGTGTTTGCCTGGGTGGTCGCGTTGTTCATCCTGCTGGCCGGTGCCCTGGCCATTCCGCAATTGCCGGTGGCGCAGTACCCCGACGTCGCGCCGCCACAGATTGAAATCTATGCCGTGTACCCGGGCGCTTCGGCGCAGACCGTGGACGAGAGCGTGGTCAGTCTGATCGAGGAAGAACTCAATGGCGCCGATCATCTGCTGTATTTCGAATCGCAAAGCAGCCTCGGCAGCGCCACGATCAAGGCAACTTTCCAGCCGGGCACCGATCCGGAAATGGCCCAGGTGGATGTGCAGAACCGCTTGAAAGTTGTCGAGTCGCGCCTGCCGCAAGCGGTGAACCAACAGGGCTTGCAGGTGGAGAAAGTCTCTGCCGGTTTCCTGCTGCTGATCACCCTGACCTCCAGCGACGGCAAGCTCGACGACGTGGCGCTCAGCGATTACCTGGCGCGCAACGTGATGAACGAGATCAAGCGGCTGGACGGTGTCGGCAAGGCACAGTTGTATGGCGCGGAACGGGCGATGCGCATCTGGATCGATCCGCAGAAACTCATCGGCTTCAACCTCACGCCGGCCGATGTCAGCGCCGCCATCGTCGCGCAAAACGCCCAGGTTTCGGCCGGCAGCATCGGCGACCTGCCGAGCCGCACTACCCAGGAAATTACCGCGACCATTCTGGTCAAAGGCCAACTGTCGACCCCGGAAGAGTTCGCAGACGTCGTGCTCAAGGCCAATCCCGATGGTTCCACCGTGCGCATTGGCGATGTCGCCCGGGTCGAGATCGGTAGCCAGGACTACCAGTTTTCCACGCGCCTGAACGGCAAGCCGTCCACCGCTGTCGGTGTGCAACTGTCGCCGGGGGCCAATGCCTTGAGCACCGCGACCCTGGTGCGGGCGAAGATGGATGAACTGTCGCGCTACTTCCCGGCCGGCGTGGAATACAAGATTCCGTACGACACCTCACCGTTCGTCAAAGTCTCGATCACCAAGGTGGTCTACACCCTTGGCGAGGCGATGTTGCTGGTTTTCGCGGTGATGTTTTTGTTCCTGCAAAACATCCGCTACACACTGATCCCGACGCTGGTGGTGCCGGTGGCGCTGATGGGCACTTTTGCGACCATGCTGGCCTTGGGTTTCTCGATCAACGTACTGACCATGTTCGGCATGGTGCTGGCCATCGGCATTCTGGTGGACGACGCCATTGTGGTGGTGGAGAACGTCGAGCGAATCATGGCCACTGAAGGCCTTTCGCCCAAGGACGCGACGCGCAAGGCGATGAAGCAGATCACCGGGGCCATCATCGGCATCACCCTGGTGCTGGTGGCGGTGTTTATTCCGATGGCGTTCATGCAGGGCTCGGTCGGGGTGATTTACCAGCAGTTTTCGCTGTCGATGGCCACCTCGATTCTGTTCTCGGCGTTCCTCGCCCTGACCTTGACGCCGGCGCTGTGCGCGACATTGCTCAAGCCGATTGCCAAGGGCGAGCACCACGAAAAGACCGGTTTCTTCGGCTGGTTCAACCGCCGTTTCGAACAACTCACCGACCGCTATCAGGGTTGGGTCGCTTACGCGTTGAAACGCAGCGGTCGTTACCTGTTGATCTACGGCGTGCTGTTGATTGGTCTGGGCGTGTGCTTCAGTCGCCTGCCCTCTTCGTTCCTGCCGGTTGAGGATCAGGGCTACACCATTACCGACATTCAATTGCCACCGGGTGCGAGCAAGAACCGCACGGTGCAGGTGGTGGAACAGATCGAAGCGCACAATGCTACCGAACCGGGCGTGGGCGACAGCACGGTCATCCTCGGTTTCAGTTTCTCCGGCAGCGGCCAGAACGCGGCGTTGGCGTTTACCACACTGAAAGACTGGTCCGAACGCGGCAGCGACGACTCGGCGAGTTCGATTGCCGACCGCGCCAACATCGCCCTGAGCCAGATCAAGGACGCCGTGACCTTCGCCGTCCTGCCGCCACCGGTGGACGGCCTCGGCACGTCCAGCGGTTTCGAGTTCCGCTTGCAGGACCGCGGTGGCCTCGGTCATGCCACGCTGATGCAGGCGCGCACCGAGTTGCTGGCCGCCGCCGAGAAAAGTCCGGTCCTGATGAACGTACGCGAAAGCGCCCTGGCCGAAGCGCCGCAGGTGCAGTTGATCGTCGACCGCAAACAGGCGAATGCGCTGGGCGTGTCCTTTGCCGACATCGGCAGTGTGCTGTCCACGGCCGTTGGTTCGAGCTACATCAACGACTTCCCCAATCAGGGGCGGATGCAACGGGTAGTGGTGCAGGCGGAAGGCGATCAGCGCAGCCAGGTCGAGGACCTGCTGAAGATCCACGTGCGCAACAACGCTGGCAACATGGTGCCGCTGTCAGCGTTCGTCCAGGCCAAATGGACCCAGGGACCGGCGCAGCTGACCCGCTATAACGGCTATCCGGCGGTGAGTATTTCCGGTGAACCGAAACCCGGCCACAGCACCGGTGAAGCCATGGCGGAAATCGAACGGCTGGTGGCGCAAGGGCCGGCGGGGTTGGGCCAGGAATGGACCGGGCTGTCGTTGCAGGAACGGCTGTCCGGCAGTCAGGCGCCGATATTGCTCGGGTTGTCGCTGCTGATCGTGTTCCTGTGTCTGGCGGCGTTGTACGAAAGCTGGTCGATCCCGACCTCGGTGTTGTTGGTGGTGCCGCTGGGCGTGCTCGGCGCGGTATTGGCCGTGACCTTGCGCGGGATGCCTAACGACGTGTTCTTCAAGGTCGGACTGATCACCATCATCGGCCTGTCAGCGAAGAACGCGATCCTGATCATCGAGTTCGCCAAGAGCCTGTACGACGAAGGCCATGACTTGATCGACGCCACGCTGCAAGCGGCGCGGCTGCGTCTTCGCCCTATCGTGATGACCTCGCTGGCCTTCATCCTCGGCGTGGTGCCGTTGGCCATCGCCACCGGCGCCAGCTCGGCGAGCCAGCAAGCCATCGGCACCGGGGTGATTGGCGGGATGATCACCGCGACCCTGGCCGTGGTGTTCGTGCCGGTGTTTTTTGTGGTGGTAATGAAGCTGGTACGCAAGCGCCATAAAAACATCTAG
- a CDS encoding DUF1345 domain-containing protein translates to MPYLTHTHPRLSAATTFGIAAGILIPADSVINKILIGWNAGVWTYLILMAWLVVRSKAADVKRIAEIEDENAGLVLLVVCIAAMASLATITFELAGSRDLETTRKLLHYGFTALTVFSSWLLIGVIFSVHYARLFYTWEGKDPALRFAEGLTTPNYWDFLYFSFTIGVAVQTSDVGVATRDLRKIVLAQSLIGFLFNTAILGFSINIAAGLFN, encoded by the coding sequence ATGCCCTACCTCACCCACACTCACCCGCGCCTGTCCGCCGCCACAACGTTCGGTATCGCGGCGGGTATCCTGATTCCAGCCGATTCGGTCATCAACAAAATACTCATTGGCTGGAACGCCGGGGTCTGGACTTACCTGATTCTGATGGCCTGGCTCGTGGTGCGCTCGAAAGCGGCGGATGTGAAGCGCATCGCCGAGATCGAAGACGAAAATGCCGGGCTGGTGCTGTTGGTGGTGTGCATTGCGGCGATGGCCAGCCTGGCGACCATCACCTTCGAATTGGCCGGCAGCAGAGACCTTGAAACCACCCGCAAGCTCCTGCATTACGGCTTCACTGCGTTGACGGTGTTCAGTTCCTGGCTGCTGATCGGGGTGATTTTCAGCGTGCATTACGCGCGGCTGTTTTACACCTGGGAAGGCAAAGACCCGGCGCTGCGTTTTGCCGAGGGCCTGACAACGCCCAATTACTGGGACTTCCTGTACTTCTCGTTCACCATCGGCGTGGCCGTGCAGACCTCGGATGTCGGCGTGGCGACCCGTGATTTGCGCAAGATCGTGCTGGCGCAGTCGTTGATTGGCTTTCTGTTCAACACGGCCATTCTCGGCTTCTCGATCAACATTGCCGCCGGGCTCTTCAACTGA
- a CDS encoding efflux RND transporter periplasmic adaptor subunit → MSKNLLARLSLIALALTLSACDKAPTAEEQAPLATVRIETIEARPLAISSELSGRIAAPRIAEVRARVAGVVLQRTFREGSDVKKGDVLFRIDPAPFKADLDSAEAALRKAEANAFQAKLLEQRYAQLIEGNAISAQDFDNARVAVRHTVADVAANKAAVERAKLNLGYATVTAPISGRIGRALVTEGALVGQNETTPLALIQQLNPIHADLTQSTRELNDLRRAFRSGQLKEVGQGQANVTLIQDDGSLYPLPGKLLFTDITVDPGTGQIILRSEFPNPDLDLLPGSFVRVRLEQAVNKQGISVPQRAIQRDSAGIAQVLLLDDQQRVGQQPVELGSVQNNRWIVTGGLKPGDRIVIEGLQHARPGEKVQIDDTPLPLAQVSGQ, encoded by the coding sequence ATGTCAAAAAATCTGCTTGCCAGGCTCAGCCTGATCGCACTGGCGCTGACGTTGAGCGCGTGCGACAAGGCTCCCACCGCCGAAGAACAGGCACCACTGGCCACCGTTCGCATCGAAACCATCGAAGCCCGACCGCTGGCCATCAGCAGCGAATTGAGCGGGCGGATCGCTGCACCGCGCATCGCCGAAGTGCGTGCCCGGGTCGCGGGCGTAGTGTTGCAACGGACCTTTCGGGAAGGCAGCGATGTGAAGAAAGGCGACGTGTTGTTCCGCATCGACCCTGCACCGTTCAAGGCTGACCTGGACAGCGCCGAAGCCGCACTGCGCAAGGCCGAGGCCAACGCGTTCCAGGCAAAGTTGCTGGAACAGCGATACGCCCAATTGATCGAAGGCAACGCTATCAGCGCCCAGGACTTCGACAACGCCCGGGTTGCCGTACGACACACCGTCGCCGATGTCGCTGCCAACAAAGCGGCTGTCGAGCGCGCCAAACTGAACCTCGGCTACGCCACCGTCACCGCGCCGATTTCCGGACGCATCGGGCGTGCCCTGGTCACCGAAGGTGCACTGGTGGGCCAGAACGAAACCACGCCACTGGCACTGATTCAGCAACTCAATCCCATCCACGCCGACCTGACTCAATCGACCCGCGAACTCAACGACCTGCGCCGGGCGTTCCGATCCGGCCAGCTGAAAGAAGTCGGTCAAGGCCAGGCCAACGTCACGTTGATTCAGGACGACGGCAGCCTCTATCCGTTGCCGGGCAAGTTGCTGTTCACCGACATCACGGTCGATCCGGGCACCGGCCAGATCATTCTGCGCAGCGAATTTCCCAACCCGGACCTCGACCTGCTGCCAGGCAGTTTCGTGCGCGTGCGCCTCGAACAAGCGGTAAACAAGCAAGGCATCAGCGTGCCGCAACGGGCCATCCAGCGAGACAGCGCCGGCATCGCCCAAGTGCTGCTGCTCGATGACCAACAGCGGGTCGGCCAGCAACCCGTCGAACTGGGCTCGGTGCAGAACAATCGCTGGATCGTCACCGGCGGCCTCAAACCGGGTGACCGCATCGTCATCGAAGGCCTGCAACACGCCCGCCCCGGCGAGAAAGTGCAAATCGACGACACCCCTCTTCCACTCGCCCAGGTTTCTGGTCAGTAA
- a CDS encoding response regulator transcription factor produces MPNILLVEDDTALAELIASYLERNGYCVSVISRGDQVRDRARLNPPDLVILDLMLPGLDGLQVCRFLRADSAMLPILMLTARDDSHDQVLGLEMGADDYVTKPCEPRVLLARVRTLLRRSSLSEPQTANDRILMGNLCIDLSERTVTWRDHPVELSSGEYNLLVVLARHAGEVLSRDQILQRLRGIEFNGTDRSVDVAISKLRRKFDDNAGEARKIKTVWGKGYLFSRSEWEC; encoded by the coding sequence ATGCCCAACATTCTCCTGGTCGAAGACGACACCGCACTCGCCGAGCTGATCGCCAGCTACCTGGAACGCAACGGTTACTGTGTCAGCGTCATCAGCCGTGGCGACCAGGTTCGCGACAGGGCGCGGCTCAATCCGCCGGACCTGGTGATCCTCGACCTGATGCTGCCGGGACTTGATGGCCTGCAGGTCTGCCGCTTTCTGCGTGCCGATTCGGCGATGCTGCCGATCCTGATGCTCACCGCCCGCGACGACAGTCACGATCAGGTGCTGGGCCTGGAAATGGGCGCCGACGACTACGTCACCAAGCCCTGCGAACCACGGGTGCTGCTTGCCCGGGTGCGCACCCTGCTGCGACGCAGCAGCCTCAGCGAACCGCAGACCGCCAATGACCGCATCCTGATGGGCAACCTCTGCATCGACCTGTCGGAACGCACCGTGACCTGGCGCGATCACCCGGTGGAATTGTCCAGCGGCGAATACAACTTGCTGGTGGTATTGGCCCGGCATGCCGGCGAAGTGCTCAGCCGTGACCAGATTCTGCAACGCCTGCGCGGCATCGAATTCAACGGCACCGACCGCTCGGTGGACGTGGCGATCTCCAAGCTGCGACGCAAGTTCGACGACAACGCGGGCGAGGCGCGCAAGATCAAGACTGTGTGGGGCAAGGGTTACCTGTTCAGCCGTTCCGAGTGGGAATGCTGA
- a CDS encoding ATP-binding protein: MFRILFRLYVVTIVSYSAAIYLVPDLVVRVFQERFVTYNLDYSRGLQTLMVKQFKAVPAEQWPALAAEMDKDFHPLHIVLSSNDAADFSQDEQQRLQRGENIVRIGDWGWRTLAVAPLNERTVVQMVVPPDPMDVNLLYWSINVLIGATMLACLLLWLRPHWRDLERLKRAAERFGKGNLSERTQIAASSNIGSLANVFDTMAGDIENLLNQQRDLLNAVSHELRTPLTRLDFGLALALSDDLPATSRERLQGLVDHIRELDELVLELLSYSRLQNPARVPERVEVSLDEFIDSILGSVDEEQSPDIVIDVLLHGQLERFSLDPRLTARALQNLLRNAMRYCEKRIQIGVHVCAKGCEIWVDDDGIGIPEGERERIFEPFYRLDRSRDRSTGGFGLGLAISRRALEAQGGTLTVEASPLGGARFRLWLPTPV; encoded by the coding sequence ATGTTCAGAATCCTCTTTCGCTTGTATGTGGTGACCATTGTTTCGTACAGCGCGGCGATCTATCTGGTGCCGGATCTGGTGGTCAGGGTCTTCCAGGAGCGCTTCGTCACCTACAACCTCGATTATTCCCGTGGCCTGCAAACCCTCATGGTCAAGCAGTTCAAGGCCGTTCCCGCCGAGCAATGGCCAGCTCTGGCCGCCGAAATGGACAAGGATTTTCATCCGCTGCACATCGTCCTCAGTAGCAACGACGCCGCTGATTTCTCCCAGGACGAGCAGCAACGATTGCAGCGTGGCGAGAACATCGTGCGCATCGGTGACTGGGGCTGGCGCACCCTGGCGGTGGCGCCGCTGAACGAGCGCACGGTGGTGCAAATGGTGGTTCCGCCAGACCCGATGGACGTCAACCTGTTGTACTGGAGTATCAACGTGCTGATTGGCGCGACCATGCTCGCGTGCCTGCTGCTGTGGCTTCGTCCGCACTGGCGCGACCTGGAGCGCCTCAAGCGTGCGGCTGAACGCTTCGGCAAGGGCAACCTGAGCGAGCGCACGCAAATCGCGGCCAGCTCCAACATCGGCAGCCTGGCCAATGTCTTCGACACCATGGCCGGCGACATCGAAAACCTGCTGAACCAACAGCGCGACCTGCTCAACGCGGTTTCCCATGAACTGCGCACACCGCTGACACGACTGGATTTCGGCCTGGCCCTCGCGCTCTCCGATGATTTGCCGGCCACCAGCCGCGAACGCCTGCAAGGGCTGGTCGATCACATCCGTGAACTCGATGAGCTGGTGCTGGAGTTGCTGTCTTACAGTCGCCTGCAAAACCCGGCACGGGTGCCGGAACGGGTCGAGGTGTCGCTGGATGAATTCATTGACAGCATTTTGGGCAGCGTCGATGAAGAGCAATCACCGGACATCGTCATCGACGTGTTGCTGCACGGCCAACTCGAACGCTTCAGCCTCGACCCGCGCCTGACCGCTCGTGCGTTGCAAAACCTGCTGCGCAACGCCATGCGGTACTGCGAGAAGCGCATTCAGATTGGCGTGCATGTTTGCGCGAAAGGTTGTGAGATCTGGGTCGATGATGACGGGATCGGTATTCCGGAAGGCGAGCGCGAGCGGATTTTCGAGCCGTTCTACAGGCTCGATCGAAGCCGGGATCGCTCGACCGGTGGTTTTGGTTTGGGGCTGGCGATCAGTCGCCGGGCCCTGGAAGCACAGGGCGGTACCTTGACGGTCGAAGCGTCGCCGTTGGGCGGCGCGCGGTTCCGGTTGTGGTTGCCGACACCCGTTTGA